In Cheilinus undulatus linkage group 14, ASM1832078v1, whole genome shotgun sequence, a genomic segment contains:
- the ost4 gene encoding dolichyl-diphosphooligosaccharide--protein glycosyltransferase subunit 4 produces MVTDVQLAIFANMLGVSLFLLVVLYHYVAVNNPKKQE; encoded by the coding sequence ATGGTGACAGACGTGCAgcttgccatttttgccaacatGCTTGGCGTGTCATTATTCCTGCTGGTTGTGTTATATCACTATGTGGCTGTCAATAACCCCAAGAAGCAGGAGTAG
- the selenoi gene encoding ethanolaminephosphotransferase 1, with the protein MALYEYVTQEQLAGFDKYKYSAVDSNPLSVYIMHPFWNFVVKYLPTWLAPNLITFTGFMFLVLNFLMLAFYDYDFTASAAGHEHVPSWVWVAAGIFNFLAYTLDGVDGKQARRTNSSTPLGELFDHGLDSWACIFFVATVYSIFGRGESGVGVATLYYILWVVLFSFILSHWEKYNTGILFLPWGYDISQVTISLVYLVTAVVGVETWYQPILWHFLYRDLFTFMIIACSFTVTLPMSLYNVLKAHRSNTLKHSSLYEAFLPFFSPVLLFILSTTWVVFSRTNILELQPRIYYLMVGTAFANVTCKLIVCQMSNTRCQAFSWLLLPMAAVVLLAVTGVVGNETLLLYVWTAAVILAHIHYGVSVVQQLSSHFNILAFSLKKPNSDUQEEERIGLKGAEV; encoded by the exons ATGGCTCTTTACGAATATGTCACTCAGGAGCAGCTTGCGGGCTTCGACAAATACAAG TATAGTGCAGTGGACTCGAACCCCCTCTCCGTCTATATCATGCATCCTTTCTGGAACTTTGTAGTGAAG TATTTACCAACATGGCTGGCTCCAAACCTCATCACATTTACAGGCTTTATGTTTCTTGTGTTGAATTTCCTCATGTTGGCCTTCTACGACTATGACTTCACTGCCTCTG CTGCAGGACATGAACACGTGCCTAGCTGGGTCTGGGTTGCTGCAGGGATCTTCAACTTCTTGGCCTACACACTCG ATGGTGTTGATGGTAAACAGGCTCGTCGCACAAACTCCTCCACGCCACTGGGAGAGCTGTTCGACCACGGCCTGGACAGCTGGGCCTGCATCTTCTTTGTGGCCACCGTCTACTCCATTTTTGGGCGAGGGGAAAGTGGTGTGGGTGTGGCCACACTGTATTACATCCTGTGGGTGGTGCTGTTCTCCTTCATTCTATCTCACTGGGAGAAATACAACACCGGCATCTTGTTCCTGCCCTGGGGTTATGACATCAGCCAAGTG ACCATCTCCCTCGTCTACTTGGTCACTGCTGTGGTTGGTGTGGAAACATGGTACCAGCCCATCCTGTGGCATTTCCTGTATAGAGACCTCTTCACCTTCATGATCATTG CCTGTTCCTTCACTGTGACATTACCCATGAGCCTCTACAATGTCCTTAA ggCTCATCGCAGTAACACTCTGAAGCACAGCAGTCTGTATGAAGCCTTCCTGCCCTTCTTCTCTCccgtcctcctcttcatcctttCCACCACGTGGGTGGTCTTTTCTCGCACCAACATCCTGGAGCTGCAGCCCAGGATCTACTACCTCATGGTGGGGACAGCCTTTGCTAACGTCACG tgtaagCTGATTGTGTGTCAGATGAGTAACACACGTTGCCAAGCATTCAGCTGGTTGTTGCTGCCGATGGCGGCTGTAGTGTTGCTAGCAGTGACAGGAGTGGTCGGAAATGAGACGCTGCTGCTGTATGTGTGGACGGCGGCTGTCATACTAGCACACATACACTATGGCGTATCAGTG